AATAATATTTAATTTTTTGTTGTCATCAGATTGTTTATTCATTTGATTAATAATTATTTCCATCCTTTCTTGGTCCATAATAAAGTTGCAATCATTTGCATTGGAAATAGATGGGTATAACATTAATGCAGTAAAAACTAGAAGTATTTTTTTCATCTTATAAATTTTAGATAAAACTAATTTATGTATTTATTTTATTTAGTTGTCAAATAAAATTATTATTTTTTTAAAAATTATGAAAACAGTTTTATTATTAGGGCTTGGTAGATCGACACATACTTTAGTTAAGTATTTAGCTGTCAATTCCAAAAGACTTAATATAAATCTAGTTTTAGCAGATTATAATCATAATAATTTCATACAATCTTTTATTCACCAAGATTTATGTTCATTTATAAATCTTGACATTAATAATCATCTTTTAAGAAAAAAATATATTGCAAAATCAGATCTAATTATTTCTATGCTCCCCCCAAAGTTTCATTATATAGTAGCAAAAGATTGTATAGAATTTAAAAAAAATTTAATTACGGCATCATATGTTTCTGATGATATTGCGAAATTAGATGAAGAGGCAAAAAAAGCGGACATTCTCATTTTGAATGAAATTGGTCTTGATCCAGGTATTGACCATATATCCGCCATGGATATGATAGATAAATTAAATGAAAAAGGTGCCCGTATTACTGTATTCAAGTCATTCTGTGGAGGACTAATAGCTCCTCAA
The window above is part of the Flavobacteriales bacterium TMED191 genome. Proteins encoded here:
- a CDS encoding DUF4476 domain-containing protein, producing MKKILLVFTALMLYPSISNANDCNFIMDQERMEIIINQMNKQSDDNKKLNIIKTYLQRLCFDTNQMLSIQQVFDSKETKDDFFLYSKDFITDLENYNQIKFK
- a CDS encoding saccharopine dehydrogenase — its product is MKTVLLLGLGRSTHTLVKYLAVNSKRLNINLVLADYNHNNFIQSFIHQDLCSFINLDINNHLLRKKYIAKSDLIISMLPPKFHYIVAKDCIEFKKNLITASYVSDDIAKLDEEAKKADILILNEIGLDPGIDHISAMDMIDKLNEKGARITVFKSFCGGLIAPQSDNNPWNYKFTWNPKNVILAGNAGASYLKNGSIKTFDYNQVFSNLEKVSIPNHGLFESYANRDSLHYQKKYNLSDAKTIVRGTLRKVGFAKAWDVFVNLGMTSESINNKLIDEKVFNSYIESLNDSDIKSKMDYLD